In Alkalihalobacillus sp. FSL W8-0930, a single window of DNA contains:
- a CDS encoding type B 50S ribosomal protein L31: protein MKQDIHPNYQKVVFLDTSTGFKFLSGSTKGSAETIEWEDGNTYPLLKVEISSDSHPFYTGKQKLNDVGGRVDRFKKKYNL, encoded by the coding sequence ATGAAACAGGATATCCATCCTAATTACCAAAAGGTTGTCTTTTTAGACACAAGTACAGGATTCAAATTTTTGAGTGGTTCTACTAAAGGATCTGCTGAAACAATTGAATGGGAAGATGGTAACACATACCCACTTCTTAAAGTTGAGATCAGCTCTGATTCACACCCGTTCTACACTGGTAAGCAGAAGCTTAACGATGTTGGCGGACGTGTTGACCGTTTCAAAAAGAAATACAACCTATAA
- a CDS encoding thymidine kinase: MNSHNQEGRIEVICGGMFSGKSEELIRRVRRVGFGKLKAQVFKPLLDNRYSVEEVVSHNGNKVWAEPVATAMDLLQAVDEDTVVVAIDEVQFFDVAIIDTASELADRGIRVICAGLDLDFRGEPFGPTMQLMALAEQVTKLQAVCASCAASASRTQRLINGEPASYNDPIILVGASESYEPRCRHCHQVPDEPAQFFNKDEESAPSHL, translated from the coding sequence ATGAACAGTCATAATCAGGAAGGTCGAATCGAAGTGATTTGCGGGGGCATGTTCTCGGGCAAATCTGAAGAGCTGATTCGTCGCGTGCGTCGTGTCGGATTCGGCAAACTAAAAGCGCAGGTCTTTAAACCATTACTTGATAATCGATATAGTGTGGAAGAGGTCGTTTCACATAACGGGAATAAAGTATGGGCCGAGCCAGTTGCAACGGCAATGGATTTACTTCAAGCTGTTGATGAAGATACGGTGGTTGTCGCCATTGATGAAGTTCAATTTTTTGATGTAGCCATTATTGATACGGCAAGTGAACTAGCCGATCGTGGAATTCGCGTGATTTGCGCAGGTCTTGATCTCGACTTTCGTGGTGAACCATTTGGACCGACCATGCAGTTGATGGCTTTGGCTGAGCAAGTAACTAAGCTTCAGGCGGTTTGCGCAAGCTGTGCGGCATCAGCAAGTCGGACGCAACGATTAATTAACGGAGAACCAGCTTCTTATAACGACCCTATCATCTTAGTAGGTGCTTCTGAATCCTATGAGCCTAGATGTCGCCACTGTCATCAAGTACCAGATGAGCCGGCTCAATTTTTTAATAAAGACGAGGAATCGGCTCCTTCGCATTTATAA